The DNA window CTTCCCGCCCAGCTTCTCCAGCGTGCCCGCGCGGAGCGGCTTCTCGCTGGTCACCTCGAGCCGCCAGCGGCCGCCCACCGGCTGGGCGTTCAGCTCGCCGCTGATCTTCAGCCGCTCCCAGAGGTGCTCCAGCGCCCGGTCCAGGGCGGCGCGGTCCGGAAACTCGATGACGTAGGTGTTCATGATCCTCCGGGGCTGCCTCCCCGCTCGCTCGTGGGCGCCCGCCGCTGGCAGCGCGGGCAGAAGGTGGCGCTGCGACCGCCCAGGCGGAGGCTCTCCAGCGGCCGGCCGCAGCGGCGGCACGGCTGGCCCGTCCGGCCGTAGGCCTCGAGGCGGACGGCGAAGCCTCCGGGGAAACCTTCGCCATCAAGATAGTCGGAAAAGGTGGTGCCCCGCCAGTCGATGGCCTCGGCCAGCACGCCGCGGACGGCCGCCCAGAGGCGCCGGATCTCCGCGGAACGGAGGCTTCCTCCCGCGCGCGCCGGATGGATGCGCGCCCGCCAGAGCGCCTCGTCGCTATAGATGTTGCCCAGCCCGGCGAGGAGGCGCTGGTCGAGGAGGAGCGCCTTGACCGGCGCGCGCCGGCCCGCCAGGGCCCGGGCGAGCCGGGCCGGCGTCAGTCCGCCGTCCAGCGCGTCGGGGCCGAGCTGGCGCCAGCCGGGAGGAAGCGGGAAGAGGCCCCCCTCCGCGCCGCCCTCCCCGGAAGCCTCCGCGAGGAGGTGGAGGCGGGCGAACTTCCTGACGTCCCGGAAGAGGAGCCAGCCGCCGCCGGCCAGGCGCGCCCGCAGGTGCAGGTGCGGGTCGCCGCCCGGCGCGGGGGGGTCCGCGCGGTAATAGAGGCGCCCGGTCATGCGCAGGTGGACGAGCCAGGCGGGCAGCCCCGCCGCGAAGCGAAGGATCAGGTACTTGCCGCGCCGGTCGAGCGCCTCGACGCGCGCGCCGGCGTAGAGCCCTTCGAAGCGG is part of the Bacillota bacterium genome and encodes:
- the mutM gene encoding bifunctional DNA-formamidopyrimidine glycosylase/DNA-(apurinic or apyrimidinic site) lyase; this translates as MPELPEVETIRRTLAAHLAGERLERVEVLHAHFLVGVEPGRFEGLYAGARVEALDRRGKYLILRFAAGLPAWLVHLRMTGRLYYRADPPAPGGDPHLHLRARLAGGGWLLFRDVRKFARLHLLAEASGEGGAEGGLFPLPPGWRQLGPDALDGGLTPARLARALAGRRAPVKALLLDQRLLAGLGNIYSDEALWRARIHPARAGGSLRSAEIRRLWAAVRGVLAEAIDWRGTTFSDYLDGEGFPGGFAVRLEAYGRTGQPCRRCGRPLESLRLGGRSATFCPRCQRRAPTSERGGSPGGS